The proteins below come from a single Elusimicrobiaceae bacterium genomic window:
- a CDS encoding PD-(D/E)XK nuclease family protein, with translation MYSDVHELNYSKVKTYLECPLLYKYKYMDGRKEGLVPASSLGVSIHRALEEYHRNSNDPSEILSYYDDCWLGAGYKSAGEQMEYYLKGQKMLERYAEHEYQRETTVDSTEREFIFQEGKWTLRGKIDRTDKHPDGSWEVIDYKTGDDIDFNAKITDSLQLGIYAIGAQRAWNLKKGKATFYFTAFDKKISAPFEDFDEKAILAKFIEVGEKIEAGLFEPDLSYCQNCAFRNRCEKSSCPDPEPEGPDFSGNNPA, from the coding sequence ATGTATAGTGATGTGCATGAACTGAACTATTCTAAGGTCAAAACTTATTTGGAATGTCCGCTTTTATACAAATATAAATATATGGACGGACGAAAGGAAGGTTTGGTGCCGGCATCTTCTTTGGGGGTGTCTATTCATCGTGCTTTGGAGGAATATCACCGCAATAGCAATGATCCGTCCGAAATTTTGTCTTACTATGATGATTGCTGGTTAGGCGCAGGCTACAAGAGTGCCGGCGAGCAAATGGAGTATTATCTCAAGGGTCAAAAAATGCTGGAACGTTATGCCGAGCATGAATATCAAAGAGAAACCACGGTAGACAGTACAGAACGAGAGTTTATTTTTCAAGAAGGGAAATGGACTTTGCGAGGCAAGATAGACCGCACAGACAAGCATCCGGACGGTTCTTGGGAAGTGATTGATTATAAAACAGGTGATGATATTGATTTTAATGCCAAAATTACCGACTCGTTGCAACTTGGCATTTATGCCATAGGTGCGCAGCGGGCCTGGAACTTGAAAAAGGGAAAAGCCACTTTTTACTTTACCGCTTTTGACAAAAAAATCAGTGCTCCTTTTGAAGATTTTGACGAAAAGGCTATTTTGGCTAAATTTATTGAAGTGGGCGAAAAAATAGAGGCAGGATTATTTGAGCCGGATTTATCTTATTGTCAAAATTGTGCATTTCGCAACCGTTGCGAGAAATCTTCTTGTCCTGATCCGGAACCGGAAGGACCCGATTTCAGCGGCAATAATCCCGCTTAA
- a CDS encoding sensor histidine kinase — protein sequence MSELKKKSKSCMYVCPAECAETAAFVNSSDIANSVGKQGMAGYALAYIADLQTKHVFMFGTPAGTHAHVQVDPSQPVHQQAHERAARGEVVEYEWSICEVAKTCFFQSVLFPLKDVSGQVGSVLGLVKDITFLSTSSALPRSFKEGGGKTFSQILLAAREEEKRKISSALHDEIGSAAVILTSLLSMVKQSVQNQDQAQAIKDINALDKQIKDCIERVKNIVVSLRPPNLEAIGLEDALQDLLSNVTQYKEIKHSFKWETADQSSISDEVKIVLYRVAQESLNNIVKHSGATKIDVSVKCSLRDITLKISDNGKGFKPSKQRSIKHIGLLSMRDSVAYLGGKFTIKSEPGKGTVVTAKCPKIVYGVKDYEYKSGISR from the coding sequence ATGTCCGAATTGAAGAAAAAATCAAAAAGCTGTATGTATGTTTGTCCGGCCGAGTGTGCGGAAACGGCAGCTTTTGTAAATTCTTCCGATATAGCAAATTCCGTTGGAAAGCAGGGAATGGCGGGATATGCTTTGGCCTATATTGCCGATTTGCAAACAAAACATGTTTTTATGTTTGGTACTCCTGCCGGTACTCACGCTCACGTACAGGTGGACCCCTCCCAACCGGTGCACCAGCAAGCTCATGAAAGAGCCGCAAGAGGAGAAGTGGTGGAATATGAGTGGAGCATTTGCGAAGTTGCAAAAACCTGCTTTTTTCAATCTGTGCTTTTTCCGTTAAAAGACGTTTCCGGACAAGTAGGAAGCGTGTTGGGGCTTGTAAAAGATATCACTTTTTTGTCCACATCTTCTGCGCTTCCCCGTTCATTTAAAGAAGGAGGGGGGAAGACTTTTTCTCAAATTCTCTTGGCTGCCCGAGAAGAAGAAAAACGTAAGATTTCTTCTGCGTTGCATGATGAAATCGGTTCTGCGGCCGTTATTTTAACGTCTTTGTTGAGCATGGTCAAACAGAGCGTGCAGAACCAAGATCAAGCGCAGGCGATAAAAGATATTAATGCTTTGGATAAGCAGATTAAAGATTGCATAGAGCGTGTTAAAAATATTGTGGTTAGTTTGCGCCCTCCTAATTTAGAGGCCATCGGCTTGGAAGATGCCTTGCAAGATTTGTTAAGTAATGTGACTCAATATAAAGAGATTAAACATTCTTTTAAATGGGAAACGGCAGATCAAAGTTCTATTTCTGATGAAGTAAAAATTGTGTTGTATCGCGTAGCGCAGGAAAGTTTGAATAATATTGTCAAACATTCCGGCGCCACGAAAATAGATGTAAGTGTGAAGTGTTCATTAAGAGACATAACCCTCAAAATAAGCGACAATGGCAAGGGATTTAAACCTTCTAAGCAACGTTCTATTAAACATATAGGGTTGCTATCCATGAGAGACAGCGTGGCTTATTTGGGTGGTAAATTTACGATAAAAAGCGAACCGGGCAAGGGGACGGTTGTGACGGCCAAATGCCCGAAAATCGTTTATGGGGTGAAAGATTATGAGTATAAAAGTGGTATTAGCAGATGA
- a CDS encoding undecaprenyl-diphosphate phosphatase, producing MTIFDAVLLGLLQALGEFLPISSSAHLVLLPFFRGQDYQGVSFDVLLHLATLLAVLLYFAKDWIILIKNGLSKPFSEQGKTLWLLALATLPAAIAGLLFEKQVETVFRSPISIAGCLMFFAVLLWWADRKVSAQNTALLSGKNLFIIGCAQALALMPGVSRSGITITAALLLGFSRSQSARISFLLSAPVIGGAALLEMTHLSIADISAPLIWGFVSAFLGALLVISGLMKYIQKHNFNVFVIYRLLLGLFILFWYFR from the coding sequence ATGACTATTTTTGATGCTGTTTTATTAGGCCTTTTACAAGCATTGGGGGAATTTCTCCCCATTTCCAGCTCGGCCCATTTGGTCCTTTTGCCCTTTTTTCGAGGGCAAGACTATCAAGGGGTTTCTTTTGATGTATTATTGCACTTGGCTACATTGTTGGCGGTATTGTTGTACTTTGCCAAAGATTGGATAATATTAATCAAAAACGGTCTGAGCAAACCTTTTAGTGAGCAAGGCAAAACACTATGGTTGTTGGCTTTGGCCACACTTCCTGCTGCAATAGCAGGACTGCTCTTTGAAAAACAAGTAGAAACAGTTTTCCGCTCGCCGATTTCTATTGCCGGTTGTTTGATGTTTTTTGCCGTTCTTTTATGGTGGGCAGACCGGAAAGTTTCTGCTCAAAACACCGCTTTGCTTTCTGGCAAAAATTTATTTATTATCGGTTGTGCGCAGGCTTTGGCTTTGATGCCGGGAGTATCACGCAGCGGTATCACCATTACAGCGGCTTTGCTTTTGGGGTTTTCACGCAGTCAAAGCGCACGCATTTCTTTTTTACTTTCCGCACCCGTCATCGGCGGAGCGGCTCTGCTAGAAATGACCCACCTGTCTATAGCAGATATTTCTGCCCCGCTGATTTGGGGATTTGTCAGTGCTTTTTTGGGGGCATTGTTGGTAATCAGCGGATTGATGAAATATATTCAAAAACATAATTTCAACGTTTTTGTTATCTATCGCTTATTGTTGGGATTATTTATTTTATTTTGGTATTTTCGATAA
- a CDS encoding DMT family transporter — MSYLLAFCLALCWGTAFLATKNIVDVIPPYWCTFLRVLAGFLFFAVLYGFQRKDLRISLKQLWRPWVIGFMLILFPFAAASWSQRFVAPTIGGIFNGTTPIWSFIAGAIILKGVDRFTWRRAFGVLFGLMGMLCITWPSLVLKTDAALLYGCLGFFLMSLSYGLGNVITKKIMVDNHSTSLEANTFHQYLFSAIVLLLLALGLETPPQISDFSAKVIISILFAGVFSSAIAFLLMIALIKRWGATRMASVTYFSPVIAMLGDFIFLQRIANGNEILGLCFIFLSLFLIQKPIKS, encoded by the coding sequence ATGAGTTATCTGTTGGCATTTTGTTTGGCTTTGTGTTGGGGAACGGCTTTTTTGGCTACCAAAAACATTGTAGATGTCATTCCCCCCTATTGGTGTACTTTTTTGCGTGTGTTAGCCGGTTTTCTATTTTTTGCCGTCTTATACGGCTTTCAACGTAAAGACTTACGCATCAGCCTCAAACAACTCTGGAGACCATGGGTGATTGGCTTTATGCTGATTCTGTTCCCTTTTGCGGCGGCTTCTTGGAGCCAACGTTTTGTAGCTCCGACTATCGGCGGTATTTTTAATGGAACAACGCCCATCTGGTCCTTTATTGCCGGAGCCATTATTTTAAAAGGAGTGGACCGCTTTACTTGGCGCAGAGCATTCGGAGTACTGTTTGGTTTGATGGGTATGTTGTGTATTACGTGGCCGTCTTTGGTCTTAAAAACAGATGCTGCTTTGTTGTACGGTTGTCTAGGTTTCTTTTTAATGTCTTTATCTTATGGACTAGGCAATGTAATTACCAAAAAAATCATGGTAGATAATCACAGCACCTCTTTAGAAGCAAACACTTTCCATCAATATTTGTTTTCTGCCATTGTGCTTTTACTGCTTGCTTTGGGCTTAGAAACACCGCCACAAATATCCGATTTTTCAGCAAAAGTAATCATTTCTATTCTTTTTGCCGGTGTCTTTTCTTCCGCCATTGCCTTTTTACTTATGATTGCCTTAATCAAACGGTGGGGGGCCACCCGTATGGCGTCCGTCACCTATTTTTCTCCGGTTATTGCCATGTTGGGTGACTTTATTTTCTTACAACGGATTGCAAATGGAAATGAAATTCTAGGCTTGTGTTTCATTTTTCTAAGTTTATTCCTAATACAAAAACCTATTAAATCCTAA
- the rsmD gene encoding 16S rRNA (guanine(966)-N(2))-methyltransferase RsmD, translated as MRIIAGTARGRRIFSVSKNLPVKPISDRIKQSVFDILRPRITGAMWLDLFAGTGNVSMEALSRGAARVVSVDREPACIKNIHRNLKHLGFEDRARVIRGDILKPLDYLLSYSDNEGYDIIFMGPPYRDQNNKMLAFSEPALKNVAAAKLLAPNGVIALQTHKTEEFAVPEELELYRVEKYGDTLVHFLRYKAG; from the coding sequence ATGCGTATTATTGCTGGTACGGCTAGAGGGCGGAGAATTTTTTCCGTTTCTAAGAATTTGCCGGTAAAACCTATTTCAGACAGAATTAAACAATCTGTATTTGATATTTTGCGCCCCCGTATTACGGGGGCCATGTGGTTGGATTTATTCGCTGGTACGGGCAACGTATCTATGGAGGCTTTGTCTCGCGGAGCTGCAAGAGTGGTCAGCGTAGATAGAGAGCCGGCCTGTATCAAAAACATTCACCGCAATTTGAAACATTTAGGTTTTGAGGATAGGGCGCGGGTAATTCGGGGTGATATTTTAAAACCGCTTGATTATCTGCTTTCTTATAGTGACAATGAAGGCTACGATATTATTTTTATGGGGCCTCCGTACCGCGACCAAAACAACAAAATGTTGGCCTTTTCAGAGCCTGCTTTAAAAAATGTTGCGGCGGCCAAACTTTTAGCTCCCAACGGAGTTATTGCGTTGCAAACGCACAAAACGGAAGAGTTTGCCGTACCGGAAGAATTGGAACTTTATCGTGTAGAAAAATACGGCGACACCTTAGTGCATTTTCTGCGTTATAAGGCGGGTTGA
- a CDS encoding histidine phosphatase family protein, with amino-acid sequence MKKLILVRHGKAAPYAETDFSRPLLPSGREKVLSTAHCLMTQNIKPDLFLASPLLRAQQTAQIIAQVLQIAFQTENYLDGRLSAKGLWDLAQRHLQEKDCLLMVGHNPNISILAGFLCHEYIAFEPGQYMIFDVTDFSNPQFVAGA; translated from the coding sequence ATGAAAAAACTCATTTTAGTACGTCATGGTAAAGCCGCTCCCTATGCCGAAACGGATTTTTCCCGCCCGCTTCTGCCGTCAGGAAGGGAAAAAGTATTATCTACGGCCCATTGTTTGATGACTCAAAATATCAAACCGGATTTGTTTTTAGCCAGTCCTTTATTAAGAGCGCAGCAAACGGCGCAAATCATCGCACAAGTATTGCAGATTGCTTTTCAAACAGAAAACTATTTAGACGGACGTTTAAGCGCAAAAGGACTTTGGGATTTGGCTCAACGCCATTTGCAAGAAAAAGACTGTTTGCTTATGGTCGGGCATAACCCTAATATCAGCATATTGGCTGGTTTTTTATGCCATGAATATATCGCTTTTGAACCGGGCCAGTACATGATTTTTGATGTGACAGATTTTTCAAATCCTCAATTTGTTGCAGGAGCATAA
- a CDS encoding response regulator transcription factor → MSIKVVLADDHAIVRDGVRAVLERKGKDMQVVAEIANGKDLVEWAANNQADVYVVDISMPILNGIESVQRLVKNNPDTKVVMLSMYDDRVSVEKALKAGAKGFIVKVSTADEIVDAIREVAGGRFYLCSKVSKYIVQGFLGKTSSRKRDVTGLTPKEKEVLQLIAEGYSSKQIAKTFNLSLNTIHVHRNNIMKKLGIHKQAELVRYAIKEGIAQL, encoded by the coding sequence ATGAGTATAAAAGTGGTATTAGCAGATGATCATGCCATTGTGCGTGACGGGGTACGTGCCGTTTTGGAGAGAAAAGGCAAAGATATGCAAGTTGTGGCGGAAATCGCCAACGGAAAAGATTTGGTGGAGTGGGCTGCTAACAATCAGGCCGATGTCTACGTGGTAGATATTTCTATGCCTATTTTAAACGGTATTGAATCGGTGCAGCGCTTAGTTAAAAATAATCCGGATACCAAAGTGGTGATGCTTAGTATGTATGATGACAGAGTATCCGTAGAAAAAGCATTAAAAGCCGGAGCAAAAGGATTTATCGTTAAAGTGTCTACAGCTGATGAAATTGTAGATGCCATACGGGAAGTGGCCGGCGGACGTTTCTATTTGTGCAGTAAAGTGTCCAAATACATCGTGCAAGGATTTTTGGGCAAAACATCTTCTCGCAAACGAGATGTGACGGGCTTAACTCCCAAAGAAAAAGAAGTGTTGCAATTGATTGCCGAAGGATATAGCAGCAAGCAAATTGCCAAGACTTTTAATTTGTCTTTAAATACCATTCACGTGCACCGCAACAATATTATGAAAAAACTTGGCATTCATAAACAGGCCGAGTTGGTGCGCTATGCCATTAAAGAAGGCATTGCTCAATTATAA